One genomic window of Gossypium hirsutum isolate 1008001.06 chromosome D11, Gossypium_hirsutum_v2.1, whole genome shotgun sequence includes the following:
- the LOC107958666 gene encoding uncharacterized protein, which yields MKLLCLYSSVSPVLPLPATGLDFNGQIFSKFTVRSPGRRFSSRLTVNSRGRTGEEPLPPILSSSSAYAVLGVDPNCSAAELKAAFRAKVKQYHPDVNKDGGDSDTMIRRVIQAYEMLCDYSRSEIIERECLDPFDSPESEAFDVFVNEVLCVGIGCPYSCVKRAPHAFSYDPSTGTARATSQGHGEDYRVQLAVGQCPRNCIHFVTPSQRIILEELLDSILNVPFDISAEADLLYSLIVKAKFENNRYQKPKKQPKTSTKNVDWF from the exons ATGAAATTATTGTGTCTGTACAGTTCAGTCTCTCCAGTTCTTCCACTTCCGGCAACCGGTTTAGATTTCAACGGCCAAATTTTCTCTAAATTTACGGTAAGATCCCCAGGTCGTCGTTTCTCTTCCCGACTGACAGTTAATTCCAGAGGTAGAACCGGAGAAGAACCTCTTCCTCCGATTCTCTCCAGTTCCTCCGCTTACGCCGTCCTCGGCGTTGATCCTAACTGCTCTGCCGCCGAGCTCAAAGCTGCTTTCCGCGCCaaa gtTAAGCAGTATCATCCTGATGTCAACAAAGATGGAGGAGATTCTGATACTATGATCCGCCGTGTAATCCAGGCCTATGAG ATGTTATGTGATTACAGTCGATCCGAGATCATTGAGAG GGAATGCTTAGATCCCTTCGACAGCCCCGAAAGTGAAGCATTTGATGTTTTTGTTAACGAAGTTCTCTGCGTTGGCATAG GTTGCCCATATTCATGTGTAAAGAGAGCCCCTCATGCATTCTCATACGATCCTTCGACCGGAACAGCACGTGCAACTTCTCAAG GACATGGTGAAGATTATCGAGTTCAGCTTGCAGTTGGTCAGTGTCCGAGAAATTGCATCCATTTTGTGACACCTTCACAAAGAATCATTCTGGAGGAGTTACTTGATAG CATCCTGAACGTGCCTTTCGACATTTCAGCAGAAGCAGACTTGCTTTATTCTCTTATAGTTAAAGCCAAGTTCGAAAATAATAGGTACCAAAAGCCGAAGAAGCAACCGAAAACTTCCACCAAAAATGTTGATTGGTTTTGA
- the LOC107958667 gene encoding mannosylglycoprotein endo-beta-mannosidase isoform X2: protein MVLPKGMFRRHSLEVTDILNPDGENLLAVLVHPPDHPGRIPPEGGQGGDHEIGKDVATQYVEGWDWIAPVRDRNTGIWDEVSISVTGPVKIIDPHLVSSFFDQYTRAYLHATTELENRSAWVADCSLNIQVATELEGSVCLIEHLQTQHVSVPPGARIQYTFPKLSFYKPNLWWPNGLGKQSLYKVSITVDVKGYGESDTWGHLFGFRKIESHIDSATGGRLFKVNGQPIFIRGGNWILSDCLLRLSKERYKTDIKFHADMNLNMIRCWGGGLAERPEFYHYCDVYGLLVWQEFWITGDVDGRGIPISNPDGPLDHDLFMLCARDTVKLLRNYPSLALWVGGNEQVPPDDINTALKNDLKLHPLFESHSENALSIEEEDPSQYLDGTRVYIQGSMWDGFANGKGDFTDGPYEIQNPEDFFKDNFYNYGFNPEVGSVGMPVAAMIRATMPPKGWQIPLFKKLTNGYTEEVPNPIWEYHKYIPYSKPGKVHDQIELYGIPKDLDDFCLKAQLVNYVQYRALLEGWTSRMWSKYTGVLIWKTQNPWSGLRGQFYDYLLDQTAGFYGCRCAAEPIHVQLNLATYFIEVVNTTSEELSNVAVEASVWDLEGACPSYNVFDKLSLPPKKVMSISELNHPKSENPKPVYFLLLKLYNMSNNSIISRNFYWLYLPGGDYKLLEPYRNKRIPLQITSKTSHKDSSYEIEMNVQNKSEKPDPKILTYKNKFANRREDGEFDMSSLEPIHDKTEEKQKAGLFQRLYRQFPRETDGSKITEIKGSDVGVAFFLKFSVHALKTDNKGGEDTRILPVHYSDNYFSLVPGEEMSIKMSFEVPQGVTPRVTLEGWNYQSEVHTVI from the exons ATGGTTCTTCCGAAAGGGATGTTTCGACGACATTCCCTTGAAGTAACTGATATCCTAAATCCTGATGGTGAAAACTTGCTGGCTGTTCTTGTTCACCCACCAGACCATCCAGGGAGAATTCCCCCTGAGGGTGGGCAAGGTGGGGATCATGAG ATTGGAAAAGATGTTGCCACACAATATGTTGAGGGTTGGGATTGGATAGCTCCAGTGAG GGATAGGAACACTGGTATTTGGGATGAAGTATCAATATCTGTTACTGGG CCGGTAAAAATAATTGATCCGCACTTGGTTTCATCATTTTTTGACCAATACACAAGGGCATACTTGCATGCAACAACTGAATTGGAAAACAGAAGTGCTTGGGTTGCTGACTGTTCCTTGAATATCCAAGTAGCAACAGAACTTGAAGGAAGTGTTTGCTTAATCGAGCATCTTCAGACTCAACATGTTTCAGTTCCTCCAGGAGCACGTATCCAGTATACATTTCCTAAG CTTTCCTTCTACAAGCCCAATTTATGGTGGCCAAATGGCTTGGGAAAGCAATCCCTGTATAAGGTCAGTATTACTGTTGATGTCAAGGGATATGGAGAGTCTGATACGTGGGGCCATCTATTTGGTTTTCGCAAGATCGAGTCTCACATAGATAGTGCTACTGGAGGGAG GTTGTTCAAGGTAAATGGGCAGCCTATTTTTATCCGTGGTGGTAACTGGATATTGTCAGACTGTTTGCTACGCCTTTCTAAGGAGCGTTACAAAACAGACATAAAATTTCATGCAGATATGAATCTGAACATGATTCGTTGCTGGGGAGGTGGGTTGGCTGAGAGGCctgaattttatcattattgtGACGTTTATGGTCTGCTG GTATGGCAGGAGTTTTGGATTACGGGTGATGTTGATGGAAGAGGTATCCCAATATCAAATCCAGATGGCCCACTTGACCATGATCTTTTTATGCTATGTGCCAGAGATACAGTCAAGCTTTTAAGGAATTATCCTAGTCTTGCTCTTTGGGTTGGTGGAAATGAGCaagttccaccagatgacatcAACACAGCTTTAAAGAATGACCTGAAACTACATCCATTGTTTGAGAGCCACAGTGAAAATGCATTGTCCATTGAAGAAGAGGACCCTAGCCAATATCTGGATGGCACACGTGTTTATATCCAAGGATCCATGTGGGATGGCTTTGCTAATGGAAAGGGAGACTTCACTGATGGTCCCTATGAAATCCAAAATCCTGAAGACTTCTTTAAGGATAACTTTTACAATTATGGTTTTAACCCCGAGGTTGGTTCTGTAGGAATGCCTGTTGCAGCTATGATCAGAGCAACCATGCCTCCAAAGGGGTGGCAAATTCCATTGTTTAAGAAGCTTACCAATGGTTACACTGAAGAAGTTCCGAATCCCATTTGGGAATACCATAAATACATTCCTTATTCGAAACCAGGAAAGGTTCATGACCAGATAGAACTGTATGGGATCCCAAAAGATCTGGATGATTTTTGCTTGAAG GCTCAACTCGTTAACTACGTCCAGTATAGAGCTCTATTAGAGGGATGGACTTCCCGAATGTGGAGCAAATACACTGGGGTTTTGATTTGGAAGACACAGAATCCATGGTCTGGTCTTCGAGGTCAGTTTTATGATTACCTCCTAGACCAGACAGCAGGTTTTTATGGTTGTCGCTGCGCTGCAGAGCCAATTCATGTTCAGCTAAATCTTGCTACATATTTTATAGAG GTTGTAAACACTACATCAGAGGAATTGTCGAATGTTGCCGTAGAAGCATCAGTGTGGGATCTTGAAGGTGCTTGTCCGAGTTATAATGTTTTCGATAAGCTTTCCTTGCCACCGAAGAAAGTAATGTCAATTAGTGAGTTGAATCATCCAAAGTCTGAAAACCCAAAGCCAGTGTACTTTCTGCTTCTCAAACTCTACAACATGTCAAATAATAGCATTATATCCCGAAACTTTTACTGGCTGTATCTTCCTGGTGGAGATTACAAGCTGCTGGAACCATACCGGAACAAGCGAATTCCTCTTCAGATAACATCAAAGACATCTCACAAAGACTCCtcttatgaaattgaaatgaacgTACAAAACAAATCCGAGAAGCCTGATCCCAAAATTTTAACCTACAAGAACAAATTTGCTAACAGACGTGAAGATGGTGAGTTTGATATGTCTTCTCTTGAACCTATTCATGACAAAACTGAAGAGAAACAGAAGGCTGGTTTATTTCAGAGACTTTACAGACAATTTCCCAGGGAAACTGATGGCTCGAAGATTACAGAGATAAAGGGATCTGATGTCGGAGTTGCGTTCTTCCTTAAATTTTCCGTTCATGCTTTGAAGACAGATAACAAGGGAGGAGAAGACACTAGAATACTCCCAGTCCATTATTCGGATAACTATTTTTCACTAGTTCCTGGTGAGGAGATGTCGATTAAGATGTCATTCGAGGTCCCTCAAGGCGTCACCCCAAGAGTAACACTTGAAGGCTGGAACTACCAATCTGAAGTGCACACTGTTATTTGA
- the LOC107958667 gene encoding mannosylglycoprotein endo-beta-mannosidase isoform X1 produces MAEIGKTLLESGWLAARSTEVELTGSQLTTTHPPTGPTSPWMEAVVPGTVLATLVKNKVVADPFYGLENEMIIDIADSGREYYKFWFFTKFQCKLSGAQHLDLNFRAINYSAEVYLNGHKMVLPKGMFRRHSLEVTDILNPDGENLLAVLVHPPDHPGRIPPEGGQGGDHEIGKDVATQYVEGWDWIAPVRDRNTGIWDEVSISVTGPVKIIDPHLVSSFFDQYTRAYLHATTELENRSAWVADCSLNIQVATELEGSVCLIEHLQTQHVSVPPGARIQYTFPKLSFYKPNLWWPNGLGKQSLYKVSITVDVKGYGESDTWGHLFGFRKIESHIDSATGGRLFKVNGQPIFIRGGNWILSDCLLRLSKERYKTDIKFHADMNLNMIRCWGGGLAERPEFYHYCDVYGLLVWQEFWITGDVDGRGIPISNPDGPLDHDLFMLCARDTVKLLRNYPSLALWVGGNEQVPPDDINTALKNDLKLHPLFESHSENALSIEEEDPSQYLDGTRVYIQGSMWDGFANGKGDFTDGPYEIQNPEDFFKDNFYNYGFNPEVGSVGMPVAAMIRATMPPKGWQIPLFKKLTNGYTEEVPNPIWEYHKYIPYSKPGKVHDQIELYGIPKDLDDFCLKAQLVNYVQYRALLEGWTSRMWSKYTGVLIWKTQNPWSGLRGQFYDYLLDQTAGFYGCRCAAEPIHVQLNLATYFIEVVNTTSEELSNVAVEASVWDLEGACPSYNVFDKLSLPPKKVMSISELNHPKSENPKPVYFLLLKLYNMSNNSIISRNFYWLYLPGGDYKLLEPYRNKRIPLQITSKTSHKDSSYEIEMNVQNKSEKPDPKILTYKNKFANRREDGEFDMSSLEPIHDKTEEKQKAGLFQRLYRQFPRETDGSKITEIKGSDVGVAFFLKFSVHALKTDNKGGEDTRILPVHYSDNYFSLVPGEEMSIKMSFEVPQGVTPRVTLEGWNYQSEVHTVI; encoded by the exons ATGGCGGAGATAGGAAAAACTCTGCTTGAATCGGGATGGCTCGCTGCGAGATCCACCGAGGTTGAACTCACTGGATCTCAGCTCACAACTACCCATCCCCCGACTGGCCCAACCTCTCCTTGGATGGAAGCTGTCGTTCCCGGAAC TGTTCTGGCGACTCTAGTAAAGAACAAAGTTGTCGCTGACCCTTTCTATGGTTTGGAGAATGAGATGATCATTGATATAGCTGATTCTGGAAGGGAATACTACAAATTCTGGTTTTTCACAAAATTCCAGTGTAAGCTG TCAGGAGCTCAGCATTTAGATCTGAATTTCCGTGCAATCAATTACTCTGCAGAGGTGTACTTAAATGGCCACAAAATGGTTCTTCCGAAAGGGATGTTTCGACGACATTCCCTTGAAGTAACTGATATCCTAAATCCTGATGGTGAAAACTTGCTGGCTGTTCTTGTTCACCCACCAGACCATCCAGGGAGAATTCCCCCTGAGGGTGGGCAAGGTGGGGATCATGAG ATTGGAAAAGATGTTGCCACACAATATGTTGAGGGTTGGGATTGGATAGCTCCAGTGAG GGATAGGAACACTGGTATTTGGGATGAAGTATCAATATCTGTTACTGGG CCGGTAAAAATAATTGATCCGCACTTGGTTTCATCATTTTTTGACCAATACACAAGGGCATACTTGCATGCAACAACTGAATTGGAAAACAGAAGTGCTTGGGTTGCTGACTGTTCCTTGAATATCCAAGTAGCAACAGAACTTGAAGGAAGTGTTTGCTTAATCGAGCATCTTCAGACTCAACATGTTTCAGTTCCTCCAGGAGCACGTATCCAGTATACATTTCCTAAG CTTTCCTTCTACAAGCCCAATTTATGGTGGCCAAATGGCTTGGGAAAGCAATCCCTGTATAAGGTCAGTATTACTGTTGATGTCAAGGGATATGGAGAGTCTGATACGTGGGGCCATCTATTTGGTTTTCGCAAGATCGAGTCTCACATAGATAGTGCTACTGGAGGGAG GTTGTTCAAGGTAAATGGGCAGCCTATTTTTATCCGTGGTGGTAACTGGATATTGTCAGACTGTTTGCTACGCCTTTCTAAGGAGCGTTACAAAACAGACATAAAATTTCATGCAGATATGAATCTGAACATGATTCGTTGCTGGGGAGGTGGGTTGGCTGAGAGGCctgaattttatcattattgtGACGTTTATGGTCTGCTG GTATGGCAGGAGTTTTGGATTACGGGTGATGTTGATGGAAGAGGTATCCCAATATCAAATCCAGATGGCCCACTTGACCATGATCTTTTTATGCTATGTGCCAGAGATACAGTCAAGCTTTTAAGGAATTATCCTAGTCTTGCTCTTTGGGTTGGTGGAAATGAGCaagttccaccagatgacatcAACACAGCTTTAAAGAATGACCTGAAACTACATCCATTGTTTGAGAGCCACAGTGAAAATGCATTGTCCATTGAAGAAGAGGACCCTAGCCAATATCTGGATGGCACACGTGTTTATATCCAAGGATCCATGTGGGATGGCTTTGCTAATGGAAAGGGAGACTTCACTGATGGTCCCTATGAAATCCAAAATCCTGAAGACTTCTTTAAGGATAACTTTTACAATTATGGTTTTAACCCCGAGGTTGGTTCTGTAGGAATGCCTGTTGCAGCTATGATCAGAGCAACCATGCCTCCAAAGGGGTGGCAAATTCCATTGTTTAAGAAGCTTACCAATGGTTACACTGAAGAAGTTCCGAATCCCATTTGGGAATACCATAAATACATTCCTTATTCGAAACCAGGAAAGGTTCATGACCAGATAGAACTGTATGGGATCCCAAAAGATCTGGATGATTTTTGCTTGAAG GCTCAACTCGTTAACTACGTCCAGTATAGAGCTCTATTAGAGGGATGGACTTCCCGAATGTGGAGCAAATACACTGGGGTTTTGATTTGGAAGACACAGAATCCATGGTCTGGTCTTCGAGGTCAGTTTTATGATTACCTCCTAGACCAGACAGCAGGTTTTTATGGTTGTCGCTGCGCTGCAGAGCCAATTCATGTTCAGCTAAATCTTGCTACATATTTTATAGAG GTTGTAAACACTACATCAGAGGAATTGTCGAATGTTGCCGTAGAAGCATCAGTGTGGGATCTTGAAGGTGCTTGTCCGAGTTATAATGTTTTCGATAAGCTTTCCTTGCCACCGAAGAAAGTAATGTCAATTAGTGAGTTGAATCATCCAAAGTCTGAAAACCCAAAGCCAGTGTACTTTCTGCTTCTCAAACTCTACAACATGTCAAATAATAGCATTATATCCCGAAACTTTTACTGGCTGTATCTTCCTGGTGGAGATTACAAGCTGCTGGAACCATACCGGAACAAGCGAATTCCTCTTCAGATAACATCAAAGACATCTCACAAAGACTCCtcttatgaaattgaaatgaacgTACAAAACAAATCCGAGAAGCCTGATCCCAAAATTTTAACCTACAAGAACAAATTTGCTAACAGACGTGAAGATGGTGAGTTTGATATGTCTTCTCTTGAACCTATTCATGACAAAACTGAAGAGAAACAGAAGGCTGGTTTATTTCAGAGACTTTACAGACAATTTCCCAGGGAAACTGATGGCTCGAAGATTACAGAGATAAAGGGATCTGATGTCGGAGTTGCGTTCTTCCTTAAATTTTCCGTTCATGCTTTGAAGACAGATAACAAGGGAGGAGAAGACACTAGAATACTCCCAGTCCATTATTCGGATAACTATTTTTCACTAGTTCCTGGTGAGGAGATGTCGATTAAGATGTCATTCGAGGTCCCTCAAGGCGTCACCCCAAGAGTAACACTTGAAGGCTGGAACTACCAATCTGAAGTGCACACTGTTATTTGA
- the LOC107958667 gene encoding mannosylglycoprotein endo-beta-mannosidase isoform X3, producing MELSTYHTTQCHKPKPVKIIDPHLVSSFFDQYTRAYLHATTELENRSAWVADCSLNIQVATELEGSVCLIEHLQTQHVSVPPGARIQYTFPKLSFYKPNLWWPNGLGKQSLYKVSITVDVKGYGESDTWGHLFGFRKIESHIDSATGGRLFKVNGQPIFIRGGNWILSDCLLRLSKERYKTDIKFHADMNLNMIRCWGGGLAERPEFYHYCDVYGLLVWQEFWITGDVDGRGIPISNPDGPLDHDLFMLCARDTVKLLRNYPSLALWVGGNEQVPPDDINTALKNDLKLHPLFESHSENALSIEEEDPSQYLDGTRVYIQGSMWDGFANGKGDFTDGPYEIQNPEDFFKDNFYNYGFNPEVGSVGMPVAAMIRATMPPKGWQIPLFKKLTNGYTEEVPNPIWEYHKYIPYSKPGKVHDQIELYGIPKDLDDFCLKAQLVNYVQYRALLEGWTSRMWSKYTGVLIWKTQNPWSGLRGQFYDYLLDQTAGFYGCRCAAEPIHVQLNLATYFIEVVNTTSEELSNVAVEASVWDLEGACPSYNVFDKLSLPPKKVMSISELNHPKSENPKPVYFLLLKLYNMSNNSIISRNFYWLYLPGGDYKLLEPYRNKRIPLQITSKTSHKDSSYEIEMNVQNKSEKPDPKILTYKNKFANRREDGEFDMSSLEPIHDKTEEKQKAGLFQRLYRQFPRETDGSKITEIKGSDVGVAFFLKFSVHALKTDNKGGEDTRILPVHYSDNYFSLVPGEEMSIKMSFEVPQGVTPRVTLEGWNYQSEVHTVI from the exons ATGGAGTTGAGCACATATCATACTACACAATGCCACAAACCTAAG CCGGTAAAAATAATTGATCCGCACTTGGTTTCATCATTTTTTGACCAATACACAAGGGCATACTTGCATGCAACAACTGAATTGGAAAACAGAAGTGCTTGGGTTGCTGACTGTTCCTTGAATATCCAAGTAGCAACAGAACTTGAAGGAAGTGTTTGCTTAATCGAGCATCTTCAGACTCAACATGTTTCAGTTCCTCCAGGAGCACGTATCCAGTATACATTTCCTAAG CTTTCCTTCTACAAGCCCAATTTATGGTGGCCAAATGGCTTGGGAAAGCAATCCCTGTATAAGGTCAGTATTACTGTTGATGTCAAGGGATATGGAGAGTCTGATACGTGGGGCCATCTATTTGGTTTTCGCAAGATCGAGTCTCACATAGATAGTGCTACTGGAGGGAG GTTGTTCAAGGTAAATGGGCAGCCTATTTTTATCCGTGGTGGTAACTGGATATTGTCAGACTGTTTGCTACGCCTTTCTAAGGAGCGTTACAAAACAGACATAAAATTTCATGCAGATATGAATCTGAACATGATTCGTTGCTGGGGAGGTGGGTTGGCTGAGAGGCctgaattttatcattattgtGACGTTTATGGTCTGCTG GTATGGCAGGAGTTTTGGATTACGGGTGATGTTGATGGAAGAGGTATCCCAATATCAAATCCAGATGGCCCACTTGACCATGATCTTTTTATGCTATGTGCCAGAGATACAGTCAAGCTTTTAAGGAATTATCCTAGTCTTGCTCTTTGGGTTGGTGGAAATGAGCaagttccaccagatgacatcAACACAGCTTTAAAGAATGACCTGAAACTACATCCATTGTTTGAGAGCCACAGTGAAAATGCATTGTCCATTGAAGAAGAGGACCCTAGCCAATATCTGGATGGCACACGTGTTTATATCCAAGGATCCATGTGGGATGGCTTTGCTAATGGAAAGGGAGACTTCACTGATGGTCCCTATGAAATCCAAAATCCTGAAGACTTCTTTAAGGATAACTTTTACAATTATGGTTTTAACCCCGAGGTTGGTTCTGTAGGAATGCCTGTTGCAGCTATGATCAGAGCAACCATGCCTCCAAAGGGGTGGCAAATTCCATTGTTTAAGAAGCTTACCAATGGTTACACTGAAGAAGTTCCGAATCCCATTTGGGAATACCATAAATACATTCCTTATTCGAAACCAGGAAAGGTTCATGACCAGATAGAACTGTATGGGATCCCAAAAGATCTGGATGATTTTTGCTTGAAG GCTCAACTCGTTAACTACGTCCAGTATAGAGCTCTATTAGAGGGATGGACTTCCCGAATGTGGAGCAAATACACTGGGGTTTTGATTTGGAAGACACAGAATCCATGGTCTGGTCTTCGAGGTCAGTTTTATGATTACCTCCTAGACCAGACAGCAGGTTTTTATGGTTGTCGCTGCGCTGCAGAGCCAATTCATGTTCAGCTAAATCTTGCTACATATTTTATAGAG GTTGTAAACACTACATCAGAGGAATTGTCGAATGTTGCCGTAGAAGCATCAGTGTGGGATCTTGAAGGTGCTTGTCCGAGTTATAATGTTTTCGATAAGCTTTCCTTGCCACCGAAGAAAGTAATGTCAATTAGTGAGTTGAATCATCCAAAGTCTGAAAACCCAAAGCCAGTGTACTTTCTGCTTCTCAAACTCTACAACATGTCAAATAATAGCATTATATCCCGAAACTTTTACTGGCTGTATCTTCCTGGTGGAGATTACAAGCTGCTGGAACCATACCGGAACAAGCGAATTCCTCTTCAGATAACATCAAAGACATCTCACAAAGACTCCtcttatgaaattgaaatgaacgTACAAAACAAATCCGAGAAGCCTGATCCCAAAATTTTAACCTACAAGAACAAATTTGCTAACAGACGTGAAGATGGTGAGTTTGATATGTCTTCTCTTGAACCTATTCATGACAAAACTGAAGAGAAACAGAAGGCTGGTTTATTTCAGAGACTTTACAGACAATTTCCCAGGGAAACTGATGGCTCGAAGATTACAGAGATAAAGGGATCTGATGTCGGAGTTGCGTTCTTCCTTAAATTTTCCGTTCATGCTTTGAAGACAGATAACAAGGGAGGAGAAGACACTAGAATACTCCCAGTCCATTATTCGGATAACTATTTTTCACTAGTTCCTGGTGAGGAGATGTCGATTAAGATGTCATTCGAGGTCCCTCAAGGCGTCACCCCAAGAGTAACACTTGAAGGCTGGAACTACCAATCTGAAGTGCACACTGTTATTTGA